TTCACCTCATCGCCGTTCTCCGTGAGGATCGTGGCCTTGGTCAGGTTCGGGCCGTTGCTGTGCAGGTGCTCGACGTCCCGGGCGATCATCGTGCCCGCGTGGTTGAACCACGGCCCGTCTCCGATCCGGTCGCGCGCGTTCACGCCGCCCGTGCCCGTCGTGCTGAGGTAGGCCCGCCACATGCGGTCGGGCAGCCCCGCCGCGTCGGCCAGCGTCGCGCAGTAGGCGTCCGCCCCCTCGAGACCGCCGAGATCCGCGCCGTCCCCCGGATTCGAACTGGTGATGAAGAAGCTGACGTTCTCGTCCTGTGCCGCCGCCCCGCTCGCGCCGAACGCGAACAGAAGGGCCATGCAACCGATCGTGCGTCTCATTTTCGACTCCCGTGCTTGGTGCTGCCTTAACGGCGGATGTATTTCCTCATCTGTCGGGGCCCGACCTCGGCCCCGTAGAGGTTGCCGTGCGCGTCGACCGCGATCCCCTCCGCCCCGCTCGTCCCGGACGCGTCCTGGTTGGGCTCCGGGTCCGGGATGAAGGTCGTCACCCAGCCGGTCGCCGCGTCGCCGATGTAGATGCCGCGGAGCCATCCCTTGTTGCGGCGCGCGTTCGACTCGGAGTCCGTCGAGTAGAGGACATCCTCCTCGTCGATGAACAGCCCGCTCGGCCGCCCGAACTGGTGCCACGTCTCGAGGTGGTTCCCCTCCTGGTCGAAGACCTGGACGCGGCTGTTGCCGCGGTCGCCGACGAAGAGGCGTCCCTGCGAGTCCATGGCGAGCGCGTGCGGGTCGCGGAACTCCCCGTTCGCCGTCCCCGCGCGTCCCCACTCCATGAGGAAGGTGCCGTCCGGCGCGAACTTCACGATGCGGTTGTTGCCGCCCGCGTCGTGCCCGTCCGCCACGAAGATGCTGCCGTCCGGCGCGATGAGGATGTCCGACGGCTTGTTGAAGTGATGCGGGCCGTCCCCCGCCACGCCCTTCTCGCCCAGCACCATCAGGACCTCGCCCTCGGGGCTGAACTTGTAGACGACGTGTCCCCAGCCATCCGGCACGGGCGCGTATCCCACCGCGTCGGCCACCCACACGCTGCCGTCCTCCTCGACGAACATCCCGTGCGGCCACGCGATGAGCCCCGAGCCGAAGCTCCGCACGACGTTCCCCTCGGTGTCGAAGAGCAGGATCGGGTCGACGTCGCTCTCGACGCACAGGTTCGCGCCGCAGCGCTCGCCCACCCAGATGTGCTCGCCGTCCGGGGCCGGGTAGACGGCGCTGGTCGCGCCCCACGAACGTCCGTCGGGAAGCTCCCCCCAGCCGTCCATGGCCCTGTACGGGTTCGGCGCCGTCAACTGCGCCGCGAGCGCGCCGGCGCCCAGGGCGGCCGCCGTGAGCGCGAGTACCGCGCCGAGTCCCATTCGCCTGAAGCTATGCATCCAGTCCTCCTGTCGGTGCAGTCTGTCGCATCCGTACCGGACGGGTGACGATGGACACGACCGGCGGGACCGGCAAGCGCGCCCGGACGTTCCCGCGGGAACGCGTGGGGCCTCGGCGCGCCGGTCAGGTCGGATCCCGTCCGTCCGTGGCACGAGCCGCTGCTCGCGCCGGTGCCTTCCCGCCGCCCGTCGCTCTGGCGGCCAGCTTGCCGAAGGGTCCGCTGATCGCCCACGCCGCCCCGACGACGATCACCGCCAGCGCCCCCCACCGCATGAGCGCCGCACCCAGCGCCCCGTCGAAGGCGGGCCACGTGAAGCGGTAGGCCAGCAGGTCCGAGCCCCGGTCCGTCATCCAGTGCCAGCCCGTG
This genomic stretch from Candidatus Palauibacter scopulicola harbors:
- a CDS encoding peptidyl-alpha-hydroxyglycine alpha-amidating lyase family protein — its product is MHSFRRMGLGAVLALTAAALGAGALAAQLTAPNPYRAMDGWGELPDGRSWGATSAVYPAPDGEHIWVGERCGANLCVESDVDPILLFDTEGNVVRSFGSGLIAWPHGMFVEEDGSVWVADAVGYAPVPDGWGHVVYKFSPEGEVLMVLGEKGVAGDGPHHFNKPSDILIAPDGSIFVADGHDAGGNNRIVKFAPDGTFLMEWGRAGTANGEFRDPHALAMDSQGRLFVGDRGNSRVQVFDQEGNHLETWHQFGRPSGLFIDEEDVLYSTDSESNARRNKGWLRGIYIGDAATGWVTTFIPDPEPNQDASGTSGAEGIAVDAHGNLYGAEVGPRQMRKYIRR